One stretch of Thalassophryne amazonica chromosome 17, fThaAma1.1, whole genome shotgun sequence DNA includes these proteins:
- the LOC117530021 gene encoding histone H2A-beta, sperm-like has product MSGRGKTGGKAKAKAKTRSSHAGLQFPLSRVHHMQGGSCVGHVGAGAPVYLAAVLKYLAAEILELASSASQDSGKTRIIPRHLQLAVRNDEELMSGVDTSFLLTVAPLYAPFTAL; this is encoded by the coding sequence ATGAGCGGAAGAGGCAAAACAGGTGGTAAAGCCAAAGCCAAAGCGAAGACTCGCTCCTCCCATGCTGGATTGCAGTTTCCACTCAGCCGTGTCCACCATATGCAGGGGGGCAGCTGTGTGGGGCATGTGGGTGCCGGAGCCCCCGTTTACCTGGCGGCTGTGCTCAAATATCTGGCCGCTGAGATCCTTGAGCTGGCCAGCAGCGCTTCTCAGGACAGTGGGAAGACTCGAATCATTCCCCGTCACCTGCAGCTGGCTGTCCGCAATGACGAGGAGCTCATGAGCGGCGTTGACACGAGTTTTCTATTGACAGTAGCCCCACTTTACGCTCCTTTCACAGCCTTATAA